In Thunnus thynnus chromosome 11, fThuThy2.1, whole genome shotgun sequence, the following proteins share a genomic window:
- the LOC137192747 gene encoding FAST kinase domain-containing protein 5, mitochondrial, whose amino-acid sequence MAASVLCRRVPRLRYLRSLRKDFAQAQHVNGKAEDEIGEQEGKRGALQDKESSLQGGYRLHYNPSSYHRSVGNSASTQSQTDNDVDEQCLSTLAPSFWQQSNRYSVSCSRHLSSSKNTLLDLAFNKGPEPKISLPPPHHRKPLSPDVKVDTRAFLKCRSEYAAMTHDLNKRPRPIEWERALPLLQKVAVLKSSMKPSDVSHFLAELSRLHPDRMSLVRSDQRFIMLLRYSVENLRLFTQPQLLEVLRSFVWLDMPSAHTVLGLYEAELIRRANKMSLHQLLLAADLWRCIGRQVPQFLKHLYELVHLYLGQMGVPELVQLLYIMGEGRQCPKDLIHPVEQLLMRHLQQLHPEEVGTVCLGLFKSQASISEGAVNAIVDKAHSFVEEMSDFGMVNVLKYLRFSYLYHRAWMEAMTQEVPRRAHRMGVKGLMHVTLACSALHYRNDYILMAIAERVPSLVTHCRSKDSCKLLWSFGTLGFLPAQSPNFYPSLTESIRQRKAEFQRYPEHLLTGLLGLAFVSQFPEDLIALALSPDFVNLALKSKELELKKDMFTLDGTVALELPQWTGPRLSCELREETVEMLWKFAQSDVCQKPEVQEAESALQELLGGEEFVCTRMILPHTRSIDLEVHLDSTGQPIPVNPASHAATISPENSSSKFPSNRGWGRINTGVTITEELLAQLTNAKNTTHPLIPAPAVTASPHRVEPDDDGRLFDTGINLTSAITEMLIKPSSLSLGPQDSKGTVKLAIQVPNRNHYCYQSRQLLGLHALKRRQLKLAGYKVVELSHQEWFPLLRKSRAEKLAYLHCKVYNNL is encoded by the coding sequence ATGGCTGCCTCTGTTCTGTGTCGGCGGGTGCCCAGGCTACGCTACCTTAGAAGCTTGAGAAAGGATTTTGCCCAGGCTCAACATGTGAATGGCAAAGCAGAGGATGAGATCGGTGAgcaggagggaaagagaggagcTTTGCAAGACAAGGAATCCTCTCTCCAAGGAGGCTACAGGCTGCACTACAACCCGTCCTCATATCACCGCTCTGTGGGGAACTCTGCAAGCACCCAGAGCCAAACAGATAATGATGTGGATGAACAGTGTCTCTCCACTCTCGCACCTTCCTTCTGGCAACAGAGCAATCGCTACAGTGTGAGCTGCTCGCGGCACCTTTCCAGCTCCAAAAACACACTTCTTGACTTGGCGTTCAACAAAGGCCCTGAACCCAAAATATCATTACCGCCACCGCACCACAGAAAACCTTTATCACCTGATGTTAAAGTAGATACACGTGCCTTTCTCAAGTGCCGGTCAGAGTATGCCGCAATGACCCATGACCTCAACAAGCGTCCTCGCCCAATCGAATGGGAACGGGCCTTGCCGCTCCTCCAAAAAGTGGCCGTTTTAAAAAGCAGCATGAAACCATCTGATGTGTCTCATTTTCTTGCGGAGCTCAGCCGCTTGCACCCAGACAGGATGTCACTAGTAAGGAGTGACCAACGCTTCATCATGCTCCTCCGATATTCTGTGGAAAACCTGCGCCTCTTTACTCAACCTCAGCTGCTGGAGGTGCTGCGGTCATTTGTGTGGCTGGATATGCCCTCTGCTCACACTGTTCTTGGATTGTATGAGGCTGAGCTGATTCGCCGAGCCAACAAGATGAGTTTACACCAGTTATTGTTAGCTGCTGACTTATGGCGCTGTATTGGGAGGCAGGTCCCTCAATTTTTAAAGCACCTCTATGAATTGGTCCATTTGTATCTGGGACAGATGGGAGTCCCTGAGCTAGTCCAACTGCTATATATAATGGGAGAAGGTAGACAGTGCCCAAAAGACTTGATCCATCCTGTAGAGCAGCTACTCATGCGCCACTTACAGCAACTACACCCTGAGGAGGTTGGCACTGTATGCCTGGGGCTCTTTAAATCCCAGGCTTCAATTTCTGAGGGTGCAGTGAACGCTATTGTCGATAAGGCACACTCTTTTGTGGAGGAGATGAGTGACTTTGGCATGGTGAATGTGCTGAAATATCTGCGTTTCAGCTACCTGTATCACAGGGCATGGATGGAGGCCATGACACAGGAAGTGCCTCGACGGGCTCACAGGATGGGTGTCAAAGGGTTGATGCATGTGACACTGGCGTGTTCAGCGTTACATTACCGCAATGATTACATCCTCATGGCTATTGCCGAGAGAGTTCCATCACTGGTGACACACTGCAGGAGTAAAGACTCCTGCAAACTGTTGTGGAGCTTTGGGACATTAGGGTTTCTCCCAGCTCAGAGCCCAAACTTTTATCCGAGCCTTACAGAGTCcataagacagagaaaagctgaATTCCAACGATACCCAGAGCACCTGCTTACTGGTCTTCTTGGCCTGGCCTTTGTCTCTCAGTTCCCAGAGGACCTAATTGCATTAGCCTTGAGCCCTGACTTCGTCAACTTAGCACTGAAATCAAAAGAGCTGGAACTGAAAAAAGACATGTTCACTTTAGATGGAACTGTGGCTCTGGAGTTGCCTCAGTGGACTGGCCCACGGCTAAGCTGTGAACTGAGAGAGGAGACGGTAGAAATGTTGTGGAAGTTTGCTCAATCAGATGTATGCCAGAAACCAGAGGTTCAGGAGGCAGAATCTGCTCTGCAAGAACTGCTTGGAGGAGAGGAATTTGTATGTACCCGAATGATTCTGCCACACACTCGCTCCATTGACCTTGAAGTACATCTTGACTCCACTGGACAGCCAATACCTGTGAACCCAGCATCCCACGCAGCCACAATATCTCCTGAGAACAGTTCATCCAAATTTCCTTCAAACCGTGGTTGGGGGAGAATAAATACTGGAGTGACTATAACTGAGGAACTTTTAGCACAGCTAACAAATGCTAAAAACACCACACATCCTTTAATCCCAGCCCCCGCAGTTACTGCATCTCCTCACAGAGTGGAGCCTGATGATGATGGGAGACTGTTTGACACAGGGATAAACCTGACCAGTGCCATTACAGAAATGCTTATCAAACCTAGTAGCTTAAGTTTAGGCCCTCAGGACTCAAAGGGCACAGTCAAACTTGCTATCCAGGTCCCTAACAGGAACCACTACTGCTACCAGTCACGACAGTTGTTGGGCCTTCATGCCTTGAAGAGGAGGCAGTTGAAGTTGGCAGGCTATAAAGTTGTAGAGCTTAGCCATCAGGAGTGGTTTCCCCTGCTGAGGAAAAGCAGGGCTGAGAAACTAGCATACCTGCACTGCAAGGTCTACAACAATCTGTAA